A window of the Pedobacter frigiditerrae genome harbors these coding sequences:
- a CDS encoding DUF2490 domain-containing protein, producing MKKLALSLLLFMAIGKISAQTNIQNSGWLFLLNSTKISEKWGLHLDVQARSSDNWEYVRNVLVRPGITYFINNRNNVTVGYLLATTKTELTGAPDVNTNEHRIWQQYIFTHKLKSSFVAHRARLEQRFIEQTNGDEIFAQRFRYFVRLMQPLQGRVEVFSKGPFVALQNEVFLNIQNKELLNDSLFDQNRLYIAGGYRFSKHIDLEAGYLNQYTNGIARNTSNRVAQLALYTRF from the coding sequence ATGAAAAAATTAGCATTAAGTCTATTGCTTTTTATGGCAATTGGAAAAATATCAGCACAAACTAACATTCAAAATTCTGGTTGGTTATTTTTATTAAACAGTACAAAAATTAGTGAGAAATGGGGATTACATTTAGATGTTCAAGCTCGTTCTTCAGATAATTGGGAATATGTTAGAAATGTTCTGGTAAGACCTGGGATAACCTATTTCATTAACAATAGAAATAATGTAACAGTCGGTTATTTATTGGCTACCACTAAAACAGAATTAACTGGAGCTCCTGATGTTAATACCAATGAGCATAGAATTTGGCAGCAATACATTTTTACGCATAAATTAAAATCGAGTTTTGTAGCTCACAGAGCGAGATTAGAACAACGCTTTATTGAACAAACCAATGGTGATGAAATATTTGCACAAAGATTTCGCTATTTCGTTAGATTAATGCAGCCATTGCAAGGTAGGGTTGAAGTGTTTAGTAAAGGTCCTTTTGTTGCCTTGCAAAACGAAGTGTTCTTAAATATCCAAAATAAGGAATTGCTAAATGATAGTTTGTTTGACCAAAATAGATTATACATTGCCGGTGGATATCGCTTTTCTAAACATATCGATTTAGAGGCAGGCTATTTAAATCAATATACTAACGGAATAGCAAGAAACACCTCAAATAGAGTTGCTCAACTGGCCTTATATACAAGGTTTTAG
- the odhB gene encoding 2-oxoglutarate dehydrogenase complex dihydrolipoyllysine-residue succinyltransferase, which produces MSLEIKVPPVGESITEVVLSRWVKNDGDFVEMDEIIAELESDKATFELTAEKAGTLKIVAAEGDTLAIGAVVCSIEEGGAAAAPAKTETPAAPVADKVSAPVAEKSGESYATGTPSPSAAKILAEKGVDAGSVKGTGVDGRITKEDAQKAEVSKPAAPKAAPSQPVAAAVAGSRGERREKMSPLRKTVAKRLVTVKNETAMLTTFNEVNMKPIMDLRAKYKDQFKEKYGVGLGFMSFFTKAVCEAAKDFPAVNARIEGEEVVYNDFVDVSIAVSAPKGLVVPIIRNAESMSLAQIEKTVIELATKARDSKLTIDEMTGGTFTITNGGVFGSMMSTPIINAPQSAILGMHNIIERPIAENKEVVIRPMMYIALSYDHRIIDGRESVGFLVRVKQLLEDPARLLLGV; this is translated from the coding sequence ATGAGTTTAGAAATAAAAGTTCCGCCAGTTGGCGAATCGATTACAGAAGTAGTTTTATCACGTTGGGTTAAAAACGATGGAGATTTTGTTGAAATGGACGAAATCATCGCAGAGTTAGAATCTGATAAAGCAACATTCGAATTAACAGCAGAAAAAGCAGGAACTTTAAAAATTGTAGCTGCCGAAGGCGATACTTTAGCAATTGGAGCAGTAGTTTGTTCAATTGAAGAAGGTGGAGCAGCTGCAGCACCAGCAAAAACTGAAACTCCAGCAGCCCCAGTTGCTGACAAGGTTAGTGCACCAGTTGCAGAAAAATCTGGCGAAAGCTACGCAACAGGAACTCCATCTCCATCAGCTGCTAAAATTCTAGCAGAAAAAGGTGTTGATGCAGGCTCGGTAAAAGGAACAGGTGTTGATGGTAGAATTACCAAAGAGGATGCTCAAAAGGCTGAAGTTAGCAAGCCAGCAGCGCCTAAAGCAGCTCCATCTCAACCAGTTGCGGCAGCAGTTGCAGGTTCTAGAGGTGAGCGTAGAGAAAAAATGTCGCCTTTGCGTAAAACAGTTGCTAAACGTTTGGTAACCGTTAAAAACGAAACAGCCATGTTAACCACATTTAATGAGGTAAACATGAAGCCAATCATGGATTTAAGAGCTAAATATAAAGACCAATTTAAAGAAAAATATGGTGTTGGTTTAGGGTTCATGAGTTTCTTCACTAAAGCAGTTTGTGAAGCAGCAAAAGATTTTCCGGCAGTTAATGCTCGTATAGAAGGCGAAGAAGTTGTTTACAATGATTTTGTAGATGTTTCTATCGCAGTTTCTGCACCAAAAGGATTGGTTGTGCCAATTATTAGAAATGCAGAAAGCATGAGCCTAGCACAGATTGAAAAAACTGTAATTGAGTTAGCTACAAAAGCAAGAGATAGCAAATTGACAATTGATGAAATGACAGGTGGAACATTTACCATCACTAATGGTGGTGTATTTGGTTCAATGATGTCTACTCCAATTATTAATGCACCTCAATCTGCAATTTTAGGAATGCACAATATTATTGAGCGTCCAATTGCAGAAAATAAAGAAGTAGTTATTCGTCCGATGATGTACATTGCTCTATCTTATGACCATAGAATTATTGATGGACGTGAGTCTGTAGGTTTCTTGGTAAGAGTTAAACAATTATTAGAAGATCCAGCTAGATTATTGTTAGGCGTATAA
- a CDS encoding DASH family cryptochrome → MSKKILVWFRNDLRLHDNEMLVEAIAKADEILPVYVFDPRHFEHSRYHTIKTGITRAQFLLESVEAIRQSFQKFGGDILIAKGRPEDLLPKLVAEYEITEVYHHREVASEETAVSTHVEDLLWKQKVNLKHFIGHTLYNKEDLPFPIRDIPDVFAQFKKKTERDAIVKPCFLTPEKINFVKVEAWGELPKLSELIVNEELQVSTENSEFKGGEQEAFKHLHDFLHTGEDMALSNTSLKKNEVVSKLSAWLALGCLSPREVYWKMKEAEANYGLKPYFNQIVLGLLWRDYYRFMFKKYRNTFFKPEGFAANLKTLPQVDNDLLQSWKSGNTGQPLVDAVMYELNTTGYINNAARQLVATYLVYELGLNWVMGAAYFEEKLIDYNPASNWGNWANIAGVGNDQRLTNSFNFEKLLKIVDPKGLYSQAVRA, encoded by the coding sequence ATGAGCAAAAAGATTTTAGTTTGGTTTAGGAATGATTTACGCCTGCATGATAACGAAATGCTAGTGGAAGCCATTGCCAAGGCCGACGAAATTTTGCCTGTTTATGTATTCGATCCACGTCATTTTGAGCATTCTCGCTATCATACAATCAAGACTGGTATAACGAGAGCTCAATTTCTTTTAGAAAGTGTCGAAGCCATTCGTCAATCATTTCAAAAGTTTGGTGGAGATATTCTAATTGCAAAAGGCCGACCTGAAGATTTGTTGCCAAAGCTAGTCGCCGAATATGAAATTACAGAAGTTTACCACCATAGAGAAGTAGCTAGCGAAGAAACCGCTGTATCTACCCATGTTGAAGATTTGCTTTGGAAACAAAAAGTGAATTTGAAGCATTTTATTGGACATACCCTTTACAATAAGGAAGATTTACCTTTCCCAATAAGAGATATACCTGATGTTTTTGCTCAGTTTAAAAAGAAAACTGAACGTGATGCCATTGTAAAACCTTGTTTTTTAACGCCAGAAAAAATCAATTTTGTTAAGGTGGAAGCTTGGGGAGAATTGCCTAAGTTAAGTGAGCTTATCGTAAATGAAGAATTACAAGTTTCGACCGAGAATTCTGAATTTAAAGGTGGTGAACAAGAGGCTTTCAAACATTTGCATGATTTCTTGCATACCGGTGAGGATATGGCCTTGTCTAATACATCATTAAAGAAAAACGAAGTGGTTTCGAAACTTTCTGCTTGGTTGGCTTTAGGCTGTTTGTCGCCAAGAGAGGTTTATTGGAAAATGAAGGAAGCAGAAGCTAATTATGGTTTAAAGCCTTATTTTAATCAGATTGTTCTAGGTCTTTTATGGCGTGATTATTATCGCTTTATGTTTAAGAAATATAGAAATACATTTTTTAAACCAGAGGGATTTGCTGCCAACTTGAAAACCTTACCTCAGGTAGATAATGATTTATTACAATCTTGGAAAAGCGGGAATACAGGTCAGCCATTGGTAGATGCAGTGATGTATGAACTAAATACTACCGGTTACATCAATAATGCAGCTAGGCAATTAGTAGCTACTTATTTGGTTTATGAATTAGGATTAAACTGGGTAATGGGTGCCGCTTATTTTGAAGAAAAACTGATTGATTATAATCCTGCAAGCAACTGGGGGAATTGGGCAAATATAGCTGGTGTAGGAAACGACCAACGTTTAACTAATAGTTTCAATTTTGAAAAACTACTTAAAATCGTTGACCCTAAAGGTCTTTATAGTCAAGCTGTTAGGGCTTAA
- a CDS encoding 2-oxoglutarate dehydrogenase E1 component, whose protein sequence is MDNLSYLNGANAEYIESLYQSYKEDRNSVEFGWQKFFEGFDFGRTSDATSVSTEAPEHFLKEINVLNLINGYRQRGHLFTKTNPVRERRKHTPTLAIENFGLAASDLNTVFNSAIETGIGAPAKLSDIVAFLEQTYCVSIGAEYKYVRTPEILKWIEQKMESERNTPKFSIDEKKRILTKLNEAVSFENFLGTKFLGQKRFSLEGAEAVIPALDSVIEKGAELGIEEFVIGMAHRGRLNVLANIMQKTYKDIFAEFEGKGYSADSPFGGDVKYHLGYSTDVTTNAGKSVHLSLCPNPSHLETVNGVVEGMSRSKIDFKYSGDNSRLAPILIHGDASVAGQGIVYEVIQMASLEGYKTGGTIHLVINNQIGFTTNYKDARSSTYCTDIAKVTLSPVFHVNGDDVEALVYAINLAMEYRQKYKNDVFIDILCYRRFGHNEADEPKFTQPLLYKAIEKHANPRDIYIEKLTKTGELEAGLAKEMEKQFKGLLQERLNEAKEITSTYSDVKFGGAWADMRLATAKDFDVSPDTSVKKTTLLEVAKRISTLPSDKKFFKKIEKLFDERNKMATTTHVFDWAMGEQLAYGTLLAEGKRVRLSGQDVKRGTFSHRHAVLTLEDSEEEYTPLANVSEQQAPFDIYNSHLSEYGVLGFEYGYAMANPNALTIWEAQFGDFFNGAQIVVDQYIASAETKWQRENGLVMLLPHGYEGQGPEHSSARIERFMELCADYNMQIANCTTPANFFHALRRQFKRDFRKPLVVFSPKSLLRHPLCVSPLADFTEGKFKEVIDDANVKPADVKRVVFCSGKIYYELLETQKTNAKGDVALVRVEQLYPTPVDQMEAVYKRYKNAKDAVWVQEEPENMGAWPYLLRKLRKTSFSQMDVISRKESSSTATGYAKQHTNQQAYIIASAFDVPVTEKVKETAAKATKKLVNID, encoded by the coding sequence ATGGATAACTTATCTTATCTCAATGGCGCCAACGCCGAATATATAGAATCCTTATACCAAAGCTATAAAGAAGACCGTAATTCAGTTGAATTTGGATGGCAGAAATTCTTTGAAGGTTTTGATTTTGGCAGAACTTCTGATGCTACATCAGTAAGTACTGAAGCACCTGAGCATTTTTTAAAAGAAATTAATGTTTTAAACCTAATCAACGGTTACCGTCAACGTGGTCACTTGTTTACTAAAACAAACCCAGTTAGAGAAAGACGTAAACATACGCCAACTTTAGCAATCGAAAATTTCGGTTTAGCAGCAAGCGATTTAAATACTGTATTTAATTCTGCTATTGAAACTGGTATTGGTGCGCCTGCAAAATTGAGCGATATTGTTGCTTTTCTAGAGCAAACTTATTGCGTTTCTATTGGTGCTGAATATAAATATGTTCGCACGCCAGAAATCCTAAAATGGATTGAGCAGAAAATGGAAAGCGAACGCAATACACCTAAGTTTTCTATTGATGAGAAAAAACGCATCCTTACTAAATTAAATGAAGCGGTAAGTTTCGAGAACTTTTTGGGCACTAAATTTTTGGGGCAAAAACGTTTCTCATTAGAAGGTGCAGAAGCAGTTATCCCAGCTTTAGATTCAGTAATTGAAAAAGGAGCTGAACTGGGTATTGAAGAGTTTGTGATTGGAATGGCACATCGTGGCCGTTTAAACGTATTGGCAAACATCATGCAAAAAACCTATAAGGATATTTTTGCAGAGTTTGAAGGTAAAGGTTACAGTGCAGATTCTCCATTTGGTGGCGACGTAAAATATCACTTGGGTTATTCTACAGATGTAACTACCAATGCAGGCAAAAGTGTTCACTTGAGCTTATGCCCAAATCCATCTCACTTAGAAACAGTAAATGGGGTTGTTGAAGGAATGTCTCGTTCTAAAATCGACTTCAAATACAGTGGCGACAATAGTCGTTTGGCACCCATATTAATTCACGGCGATGCATCAGTTGCTGGCCAAGGAATTGTTTATGAAGTAATACAAATGGCTAGTTTGGAAGGTTATAAAACTGGTGGAACCATCCACTTGGTCATTAACAACCAAATTGGTTTTACAACGAATTATAAAGATGCCCGTTCTAGTACTTATTGTACAGATATTGCTAAAGTAACCTTATCACCAGTATTCCATGTAAATGGAGATGATGTAGAAGCTTTAGTTTATGCTATTAATTTGGCAATGGAGTATCGTCAGAAATATAAAAATGATGTGTTTATTGATATTTTATGCTACCGCAGATTTGGTCACAACGAAGCAGATGAGCCTAAATTCACTCAACCATTGTTATACAAAGCGATAGAAAAACACGCTAATCCTCGTGATATTTATATCGAAAAATTAACTAAAACTGGCGAATTAGAAGCTGGTTTAGCTAAGGAAATGGAAAAACAATTTAAAGGCCTTTTACAAGAGCGTTTAAATGAAGCTAAAGAAATTACATCAACCTATAGCGATGTTAAATTTGGTGGTGCTTGGGCAGATATGCGTTTAGCAACAGCAAAAGACTTTGATGTTTCTCCAGATACTTCTGTTAAAAAAACTACTTTATTAGAAGTTGCTAAAAGAATTTCTACGCTTCCATCTGATAAAAAGTTCTTCAAAAAGATTGAGAAATTATTTGACGAACGTAATAAAATGGCCACAACTACCCACGTTTTCGATTGGGCAATGGGCGAGCAATTAGCTTATGGAACATTATTGGCCGAAGGTAAAAGAGTTCGTTTAAGCGGACAAGATGTAAAAAGAGGAACTTTCTCTCATCGCCATGCGGTTTTAACTTTAGAAGATTCTGAAGAAGAATATACTCCATTAGCAAATGTTTCTGAGCAACAAGCACCGTTTGACATTTACAATTCACACTTATCTGAATATGGTGTTTTAGGATTTGAATATGGTTATGCAATGGCAAATCCAAATGCTTTAACAATCTGGGAAGCTCAATTTGGCGATTTCTTTAATGGAGCACAAATTGTAGTAGACCAATATATTGCTAGTGCAGAAACAAAATGGCAAAGAGAGAACGGATTGGTGATGTTATTGCCTCACGGTTACGAAGGTCAAGGTCCAGAACATTCATCTGCTCGTATTGAGCGTTTCATGGAGCTTTGTGCAGATTACAACATGCAGATTGCAAACTGTACTACACCTGCTAACTTCTTCCACGCTTTACGTCGTCAATTTAAACGTGATTTCCGTAAACCTTTAGTGGTGTTTAGTCCTAAGAGTTTGTTGCGTCATCCGCTTTGCGTTAGCCCACTTGCAGATTTTACGGAAGGTAAATTTAAAGAGGTAATTGATGATGCGAACGTAAAACCAGCAGATGTTAAACGTGTTGTTTTCTGTAGTGGAAAAATCTATTACGAATTGTTAGAAACACAAAAAACAAATGCCAAAGGCGATGTTGCATTAGTACGTGTAGAACAGTTGTATCCAACTCCTGTTGACCAAATGGAAGCTGTTTACAAACGTTATAAAAATGCTAAAGATGCGGTTTGGGTACAAGAAGAACCAGAAAATATGGGAGCTTGGCCTTACTTGCTGCGTAAATTAAGAAAAACTTCATTTAGCCAAATGGATGTGATTTCTAGAAAAGAAAGTAGCAGTACAGCAACCGGTTATGCAAAACAGCATACCAATCAACAAGCATACATTATTGCAAGTGCTTTCGATGTTCCTGTAACTGAAAAGGTAAAAGAAACTGCAGCAAAAGCAACCAAAAAATTAGTAAATATAGACTAG